A stretch of DNA from Halorubrum sp. BOL3-1:
GCGCTCGGGGTTCGTCGACGGGGATACCGGGGTCACCGCGGGGACCGCGATGACCGACCGGTCGCCGTGAGCGGTCACGTCGACCCGAAGCGCCGCGGACCGGGAGCCTCAGGCCGCGTCGACCCGACAACCGGTCGCGTAATCGATCCCGTCGAGCGTGTCGATACCGTCGTCGCCGCACACCGGACAGTCCGGGTTGCGCGCGTACGGCACGGTCTCGAACGAGAGGTCCATCGCGTCGTAGAACAGCATCCGACCGACGAGCGGTTCGCCGACGCCGATCAGGAGCTTCACCGCCTCCGTCGCCTGGAGACACCCGACCGTCCCCGGGAGGACGCCGAGAACGCCGGTGCTGGCGCAGTCCGGCACCGTCCCCGGCTCCGGCGGCTCGGGAAACAGACAGCGGTAGCAGGGACCGTCGGGCGACAGCGTCGTCACCTGCCCCTCGAACTTGTAGATGGCGCCGTGCGAGACGGGGACGCCCTCGATCCGCGCGGCGTCGTTCACCACGTATCGGGTTGCGAAGTTGTCCGAGCAGTCGACGACCACGTCGTAGCCTGCGATCAGTTCCCGAGCGTTGCTCGCGTCGAGGCGGACCTCGTGTCGCTCGACGTCGACGTCGGGGTTGAGTTCCGCGACGAAGTCGGCGGCCGAATCGACCTTCTTGCGCCCCACGTCGTCGTCGCCGTGAATGACCTGACGCTGGAGGTTGGAGCGCTCGACAGCGTCGTCGTCGGCGATTCCGATCGTCCCGACGCCAGCGGCCGCG
This window harbors:
- a CDS encoding molybdopterin-synthase adenylyltransferase MoeB → MSLSLDATQLDRYSRHVILDDVGPEGQKRLLDGRVLVVGAGGLGSPAIQYLAAAGVGTIGIADDDAVERSNLQRQVIHGDDDVGRKKVDSAADFVAELNPDVDVERHEVRLDASNARELIAGYDVVVDCSDNFATRYVVNDAARIEGVPVSHGAIYKFEGQVTTLSPDGPCYRCLFPEPPEPGTVPDCASTGVLGVLPGTVGCLQATEAVKLLIGVGEPLVGRMLFYDAMDLSFETVPYARNPDCPVCGDDGIDTLDGIDYATGCRVDAA